The Candidatus Zixiibacteriota bacterium genome includes the window TGGTGCCGGCGGAGAGGTGACTGCTCGATAGTCCGGCACACCATCGCCGGAATAGTTGAATGTATCGATTACTTCCTCGCCGCCAATTGTATCTACTATAACAAAGTAAGATCCGGCGTTGTCATCGCCATCCGTATCGACGCCGGGATTGTCAAACACCCTCGCTGCCATGCTCGCGTTCAGACCGATATCATCAAAGCTCAGAGTATTATAGAAGCTATCCGGCTCCATACCTCCGTCGCGCCTCATATAATTATCGAAGCTGGTCGGATCCTGATGAAATCTCTCTCCCGCTACATAAGCGATCGTAATCGACTTTGTCTCATCGGGCAGGAGTTGGAACGGTCCCACGGAGATCATGCAGCTTACGTCTGTTCCCGCCGCGATCATTGCGGAGGTGGGTGGAGGAGGCATCCATCCGTAGACGCTGAAATCCTTCCCAGAGAATATCTGATCATAGTCATGCTCTCCATTAGACAGAACGTAGTACTTGTTGCGGTCACCTTCAGGAACACCCTGCCCGCCGGTGCCGAAATTCCGCCTTATTGCTTCCATCATCGGCCCCCAGTCGAATCTCGAATTGCCATTGAGCGACCACCAGTTGAAACTTGTTGTCATATCCTCTTCGGGGAGCTTCAGGAATCGAATGCCGGCTACCGAGCGAGCACTATGTTCATCGAACACACCTTCTACTGGATCGCCATCGTTGTCAGCAATATAGGCGAGATTGATCGTATCCTCAAACCCATGACCGGCAGACGAGAGGACAGTATGCCTGAAACCACTAATATCATCATAGTATCTGTCATAGACGAATCTGCTTCCGACATCGCCATCGACATATATGCCGACGTAAACTTCGCTCAGATCCGCAGGCCCAATGTTCCTGATATCATAGTCTATTATTATGAAGTCCTCAGCATGTGGCACACTCCAGGAGTAGCTATGCTGTGTTACCTCGATGTTGAGCGGAATATGTTCTCTGCCACTCCAGTCATGCGGTACGTACCTCGGATCCACCAGAGTATCGGTGTACGTAGCGATGTACTCCTGATCAGCATGGGCATCCTCATGATAGTACCAGTCAGACGGTCTGCTGGAGCGCCGCTCAAGCCCGCAATTCGCCTCTGAGCAGGGATAGAGTTCGTTGGCAATCTGCCACCCGTCCGCACCGACTGAAACAATAGTATCATTACCGACCACCGCTCCAATCCAAATGGCGGCCATATATAGATGCTCTATTCCGCTGCCAGCAGGGAATTCAGCGGATGGCGCGGCGAGTCCTGTCTCGCAATCCCTCATTTCCCGACCATAACTGCCGAAGAAGCCCCAATTTGAAATCCCCATCCATAGGTTATTGTATGTGTGAATACAGGTCTGAGTATACGGTGGCTGATTGATTGAGGCCTTGTGAAAACGACCCACTTCGGCGACGCCACTGGGCTTGTCAATCTCTCCCATTCCCGATCCTGCGGTCAGGAGAAAGAACACCGCAACGAGAACCAGCGCTGAACTCTTCGTAGCCATGTCATACCTCTTTCTAATCCCCCGGATTAGCAGAACTCGATTCTGCAATTCACACTGTGCTCCAACTATACGGACGTCTGATCTGTGATTTTATCAAATGCAATAATCACAGATCACGCAACAGGAAACTTCGAGTTGCAGTATTGTTCAAAGAACAAACGGGATAAGAAAAGTCTGCATAGTAGCAGAAATGCCACTCCCGGATTTACTGTGTACTAAAGACATTGCCAGATCGGGGTGCCGCTTAAGGCGGAAAGGCGAGAAATTGCTTGACGATGTCCCTAATATTATAGATCATTATCGCATTACTATGAAGGCAAAGTCGAAAAAGAACTTGCGCGAAGAGACGGAAGCGGATGCTCCGTTCCAACAGTTATCCGATTCCAAGCTGCGGAAAATTCTCGAGCAACACAAGAGGTGGTTGGAGTTGCCCCCCGGGAGTATGCACCCCGGCCGGGCTAATCTACGGTATTATGATCTGAAAGGCCAACAACTGGTAGGAGTAAATCTGAAGGCAGCGGACATGGAGGGATCTGATCTTCAAGACGCTGACATGCAGGGCTGCAATCTGATAGAGGCTAATCTGGACGGTGCGAATCTCAGGGGGGCAGACCTCAGAAAATGTGATTTTCAGTGTGCGAATGCGCATCGGACCAACCTGCGAGAAGCCGACCTTCGGGAAGCCGATCTGGATCGTGCAATTGGGCTGACTGCCGTGCAACTGGCTGGCGCCAACTTGTCTGGGGCAAAGTTGCCGGGGAATTTGTGCGAATTTGACGGATTGAAATCGGTCGAACAAATCTCTAAGAGTGCACAGAAAATATTCCTTCTTATGCTTGCCTGTGTGGCATATTCGCTGCTTACGATAGGGGCTGTCAGCGACTCTGAGATTTTTGTCAACTCGCTCACTTCAGCCATTCCAGTAGTCGGAGCACACGTTCCAATAGTTGGATTCCTCTTCGCGGCTCCTGTTATTCTGCTATGCATATTCTTGTACTTTCAGATACACTTGCAACGGTTATGGGAGCAGATTGTGGCTCTCCCCGCAGTATTTCCAGATGGAAGATATCTT containing:
- a CDS encoding pentapeptide repeat-containing protein, giving the protein MPLPDLLCTKDIARSGCRLRRKGEKLLDDVPNIIDHYRITMKAKSKKNLREETEADAPFQQLSDSKLRKILEQHKRWLELPPGSMHPGRANLRYYDLKGQQLVGVNLKAADMEGSDLQDADMQGCNLIEANLDGANLRGADLRKCDFQCANAHRTNLREADLREADLDRAIGLTAVQLAGANLSGAKLPGNLCEFDGLKSVEQISKSAQKIFLLMLACVAYSLLTIGAVSDSEIFVNSLTSAIPVVGAHVPIVGFLFAAPVILLCIFLYFQIHLQRLWEQIVALPAVFPDGRYLDEKVYPWFVTWIAQWCMPRKYRRSKPLALTQTLITLFMVWLLVPATVGVFWVRYSMYSVEQATGSAYFLFFPVSVLITAYMLILANKTVHNPLLRLQTPGPMVAWLVALAVGTTSLVFAPKSSDFQRANFRGLAYENGDFRNTVLRGANLEISNLKAADLAGANLQQSNMQRADLREATLDSVIADLASFEYALLANATLRDASLVGADLSSAVLAGADMSGADLRYAVGLTLSQVNSVKLDSSTQLPAYILDSIQTDSLLTVKYGFLFKADSLQSVEPPPGTAAP